A stretch of the Oenococcus sp. UCMA 16435 genome encodes the following:
- a CDS encoding flavodoxin family protein yields the protein MKINVFLNSSQNTNGETAKLAQKFFDGEPYQTYNLIDYHIDQLGQVTNQDQFTELALQLKKVDIIAIGTPIYWNDMTGSLKTWLDRHRLVSDIYRDKKTVILAQGSNPDNSEVFRSINHVFETFTNRFSMRYCGIVTPTKVANKNITTI from the coding sequence TTGAAAATAAATGTATTTTTGAACTCAAGTCAAAACACTAATGGTGAAACTGCTAAACTGGCCCAAAAATTCTTTGATGGAGAACCATATCAGACCTATAATTTAATTGATTATCATATTGATCAATTGGGTCAGGTGACTAATCAAGACCAATTTACTGAATTAGCTTTACAATTAAAAAAAGTCGATATAATTGCAATTGGAACGCCTATTTATTGGAATGATATGACAGGTTCATTAAAGACTTGGCTCGATAGACACCGCTTAGTAAGCGATATCTATCGAGATAAAAAGACGGTTATTTTAGCGCAAGGAAGTAATCCTGATAATTCGGAAGTATTTAGATCAATCAATCATGTTTTTGAAACTTTTACTAATAGATTTTCAATGCGCTACTGTGGTATTGTTACTCCTACAAAAGTAGCAAACAAAAATATAACTACCATATAA
- a CDS encoding carboxymuconolactone decarboxylase family protein → MVEKQTAGRDRLGDFAPKFAELNDDVLFGEVWSREKLLSARDRSLITVASLMSQGLFPQLKSHMLLAKKNGVTKKEIIEIITQLAFYAGWPKAWSAFSLAKEIWN, encoded by the coding sequence ATGGTAGAAAAGCAAACAGCTGGACGTGATCGTCTTGGAGATTTTGCGCCTAAATTTGCTGAGTTAAATGATGATGTTTTATTTGGAGAAGTTTGGTCGAGAGAAAAACTTCTTTCCGCGCGTGATCGAAGTTTAATAACAGTTGCGAGTTTAATGTCGCAAGGTCTTTTTCCTCAACTAAAAAGTCACATGCTTCTCGCTAAGAAAAACGGTGTAACGAAAAAAGAGATAATTGAGATTATTACTCAACTGGCTTTCTATGCAGGTTGGCCTAAGGCATGGTCTGCTTTTAGTCTAGCGAAAGAAATTTGGAATTAA
- a CDS encoding PRD domain-containing protein, translating to MKIKRTLNNNAAIAENHDGVDVLVMGPGIAFGKKTGDSVEISKVEKTLFLKNKEVMNKFTDLVIDVPMDQIEIAERIINLAKMKLGKRLNEIVYVNLTDHIHMAVKRARDGIFLSNPLKWDIARFYPDEFSVGSKAVEVINESQKVNLADDEAAFIAIHFVNAESEDNSEQNQAYEITKIIKECEDIVKDYFHTEFDEQSLNYYRFITHLKFFAQRILQGKHYDDEDDDDLLETLEHRYAEPYKCSKKIKEYISEKYNFTIAGSELLYLTVHISRLVKNL from the coding sequence TTGAAGATCAAACGCACACTTAATAATAATGCAGCGATTGCAGAGAATCATGATGGCGTTGATGTTCTTGTAATGGGTCCAGGAATAGCCTTTGGGAAAAAAACTGGTGACTCAGTTGAGATTTCAAAAGTAGAAAAAACTTTATTTCTCAAGAATAAAGAAGTAATGAATAAGTTTACCGATTTGGTCATTGATGTACCAATGGATCAAATTGAAATTGCTGAAAGAATTATCAATCTTGCCAAGATGAAACTTGGTAAAAGGCTAAATGAGATTGTTTATGTTAATTTAACAGATCATATTCATATGGCTGTGAAGCGTGCCCGTGATGGAATATTCTTGAGTAATCCATTGAAGTGGGACATAGCACGTTTCTATCCGGATGAATTTTCAGTTGGTAGTAAAGCGGTTGAGGTAATCAACGAATCTCAGAAAGTTAATTTAGCTGATGATGAAGCTGCTTTTATCGCTATTCATTTTGTTAATGCAGAAAGTGAGGATAATTCAGAACAGAATCAAGCATATGAGATTACCAAAATAATCAAAGAGTGCGAAGATATTGTTAAAGATTATTTTCATACCGAGTTTGATGAGCAGTCACTTAATTATTATCGTTTCATTACTCATCTAAAATTCTTTGCACAAAGAATCTTACAAGGTAAGCATTATGATGATGAAGACGACGATGATCTATTAGAAACATTGGAACATAGATATGCTGAACCATATAAGTGTTCTAAAAAGATAAAAGAATATATCTCAGAAAAATATAACTTTACTATCGCGGGTTCGGAATTGTTGTATTTAACAGTTCATATTAGTAGATTAGTAAAGAATCTTTAG
- a CDS encoding NAD(P)H-binding protein, which yields MKILILGAAGQIGQMVTNNIISQTDYDLVLYGRNVSNRLADKADERVAFVDGDFEEFDKIKAALAGVDAVYLSYVAGDDLISKLVKLLEESGKPRFIAANIPDIYQEVTGPFQKWYRKNTGETWKLPMHKAAEIIEESDLDYIILRITWLYNQDGNKNVHITTKGEPFVEAQVTRQAVAQVVVDLLTGKRDYHRESLGLGEPHTDFKKPSFY from the coding sequence GTGAAAATTTTAATTCTAGGTGCTGCAGGACAGATTGGACAAATGGTAACTAACAATATAATAAGTCAAACAGATTATGATTTGGTGCTTTACGGTCGAAACGTTTCAAATAGATTAGCTGATAAGGCGGATGAACGTGTGGCGTTTGTCGATGGGGACTTTGAAGAATTTGATAAAATCAAGGCTGCTCTTGCAGGAGTAGATGCTGTTTATTTAAGCTATGTAGCAGGAGATGACTTAATCAGTAAACTTGTTAAGTTGCTTGAGGAAAGCGGGAAGCCTCGATTCATTGCTGCAAATATTCCAGATATTTACCAGGAAGTTACAGGCCCGTTTCAAAAATGGTATCGAAAAAATACCGGTGAAACATGGAAACTTCCTATGCACAAGGCGGCTGAAATTATTGAAGAAAGTGATTTAGATTATATTATCTTACGAATCACGTGGTTATACAACCAGGATGGAAACAAAAATGTTCACATTACAACTAAGGGTGAGCCATTCGTTGAAGCCCAAGTAACACGCCAAGCAGTGGCGCAAGTAGTTGTTGATCTATTAACTGGTAAACGTGATTATCATCGTGAAAGTTTAGGTTTGGGTGAGCCTCATACTGATTTTAAGAAACCAAGTTTTTATTAA
- a CDS encoding MerR family transcriptional regulator has product MNIKKASELTGVSSDTIRYYEKIGLIPHIDRTSSGIRDIGTRIIGRINFIKQMRSAGMSIENLSKYMNLVDSAEGSIAEQKQLLKEQLEVMEERKDDLQAAIDHLHWKLEHYEDHMAKSEAELRKLEKEHKDQPNKLVRNKKYTN; this is encoded by the coding sequence ATGAATATTAAAAAAGCTAGTGAATTAACTGGAGTAAGTTCAGATACAATCAGATACTACGAAAAAATTGGATTGATACCACATATCGATAGGACCTCTTCGGGAATAAGGGATATTGGTACACGTATTATCGGTAGAATTAATTTTATTAAACAAATGCGTTCAGCAGGTATGTCTATTGAGAATCTTTCTAAATATATGAATTTAGTTGATTCGGCTGAAGGAAGCATTGCAGAACAAAAACAATTGTTGAAAGAGCAGTTAGAAGTAATGGAAGAACGAAAAGATGACCTACAAGCTGCTATTGACCATTTGCATTGGAAATTAGAGCATTATGAAGATCACATGGCTAAGTCTGAAGCAGAATTACGCAAACTTGAAAAAGAGCATAAAGATCAACCAAACAAATTAGTTCGAAATAAAAAATATACAAATTAA
- a CDS encoding cupin domain-containing protein, protein MEKVNLEDKFKQFNDYWSPKIVGDLGKYQIKLAKFHDQFVWHHHDNEDEFFLIIKGSVTIHLKENDQEKQYELKEGEFFIVPKGVEHMPVANGVAEVLLFEPATTLNTGNVKDEKTVSNLKRI, encoded by the coding sequence ATGGAAAAAGTTAATCTAGAAGATAAATTCAAACAATTCAACGATTATTGGTCACCCAAAATCGTTGGCGATCTAGGAAAATACCAAATCAAATTAGCAAAGTTTCACGATCAATTTGTCTGGCATCATCACGATAACGAAGATGAATTTTTCTTGATTATTAAAGGTTCAGTTACAATCCATCTCAAGGAAAACGATCAGGAAAAACAATATGAACTAAAAGAAGGCGAATTCTTTATTGTTCCTAAAGGCGTTGAGCATATGCCCGTCGCAAATGGAGTAGCGGAGGTTTTGTTATTCGAACCAGCAACAACATTAAATACCGGAAACGTTAAAGATGAAAAAACCGTTTCCAATTTAAAACGCATCTGA
- a CDS encoding aldo/keto reductase, whose translation MEFKKLNDGNKIPVLGFGVFQIADLEAAAQAVVDAIDVGYRLIDTAASYGNEEAVGKGIKRSGIKREDLFVTTKLWVSDTGYEATKKAFETSLRKLQLDYLDLYLIHQPFGDVYGSWRAMEDLQKEGKIKSIGVSNFQPDRIMDLSLYNDVKPSVNQIETNPWMQQKEAVSFLHENNIQPEAWAPFAEGKHDIFNNETLIAIGQKYNKSVGQVILRWLTQRGVVALAKSVHKNRMAENFNSLDFKLTDDEMKKIAALDKNESQFFDHRDPAAVKRIHGLVRHVD comes from the coding sequence ATGGAATTTAAGAAACTTAATGATGGTAACAAAATACCAGTGCTCGGGTTTGGAGTTTTTCAAATTGCGGATTTAGAAGCAGCAGCACAAGCAGTCGTTGATGCTATTGATGTTGGGTATCGTTTGATCGATACAGCCGCTTCATATGGCAATGAAGAAGCAGTCGGAAAAGGTATCAAGCGTAGTGGAATCAAACGTGAGGACCTATTCGTTACAACAAAATTATGGGTTTCAGATACAGGGTATGAAGCAACAAAGAAAGCTTTTGAAACCTCACTACGTAAACTTCAATTAGATTATCTTGATTTGTATTTAATTCATCAACCATTCGGTGATGTTTATGGATCTTGGCGTGCAATGGAAGATCTGCAAAAAGAAGGCAAGATTAAGTCAATCGGTGTTTCAAATTTTCAACCAGATAGAATTATGGACTTGTCTTTATATAATGATGTTAAACCATCGGTTAACCAAATTGAAACAAATCCTTGGATGCAACAAAAAGAAGCTGTTTCTTTTCTTCACGAAAATAATATTCAACCTGAAGCATGGGCACCATTCGCTGAAGGAAAGCATGACATCTTTAATAATGAGACTTTAATTGCAATAGGCCAAAAATATAATAAATCAGTCGGTCAGGTTATTTTACGCTGGTTGACTCAACGTGGCGTGGTTGCACTTGCTAAGTCCGTTCATAAAAATAGAATGGCAGAAAATTTTAACAGCCTTGATTTCAAATTAACAGATGATGAAATGAAAAAAATTGCAGCACTTGACAAAAATGAGAGTCAATTCTTTGATCATCGTGATCCTGCTGCCGTTAAGAGAATTCATGGTTTGGTTAGACATGTAGATTAA
- a CDS encoding cupin domain-containing protein gives MTQNSDLRNGVIFPLGDKNDTYQKFFVGQSYLKSLVNDPQVNVSVGVVTFEPGCRNNWHIHHAGFQILLVTGGEGWYQEIGQKPRLLKKGDIVVTHDGVKHWHGATQDSWFAHIAITAGKPEWLEPVSDADYANLEEK, from the coding sequence ATGACACAGAATAGTGACTTGAGAAATGGTGTCATTTTTCCATTAGGTGATAAGAATGACACTTATCAGAAGTTTTTTGTTGGGCAAAGTTATTTAAAGAGCCTCGTCAATGATCCCCAAGTGAATGTTTCAGTTGGGGTTGTGACTTTCGAGCCCGGTTGCCGTAATAATTGGCATATACATCATGCTGGTTTCCAAATCTTACTGGTTACTGGTGGAGAAGGTTGGTACCAAGAAATTGGGCAAAAGCCACGTTTGTTAAAAAAGGGTGATATTGTTGTGACTCATGACGGCGTTAAACATTGGCATGGGGCCACCCAAGACAGCTGGTTCGCTCATATAGCAATCACCGCTGGTAAACCTGAATGGCTAGAACCTGTTTCAGATGCAGATTATGCAAATTTGGAGGAAAAATAA
- a CDS encoding NAD(P)-binding domain-containing protein, whose translation MKNVLITAELPQVANSILQQAGLNVEIFKGDKLITKKELLDKVKDKDFLITSLSTDVDEDAINAAPKLKLIANFGAGFNNIDINSAREKEISVTNTPFVSTTSVAEVTAGLIISLSHRLVEGDNLMHDQGFNGWSPLFFLGHELSKKTLGIIGMGQIGKALAKRMQAFDMKIVYTQRHHLKEDEEKELHAAFLEKDELIKQSDVISLHLPLTKNTHHLLGAKEFATMKKTSFLINAARGPLIDENALLKSLKEKQLAGAALDVYEHEPEVDDQFKKMKNVILTPHIGNATIEARNAMAEVVAKNVVSVLNGEKPKYIVN comes from the coding sequence ATGAAAAATGTTCTCATCACAGCGGAGCTTCCTCAAGTTGCAAATAGTATACTTCAACAAGCCGGCCTAAATGTCGAAATTTTTAAGGGTGATAAATTAATTACAAAGAAGGAATTACTTGATAAAGTCAAAGATAAAGATTTTTTAATTACCTCTCTATCGACGGATGTTGATGAAGACGCAATAAATGCAGCTCCAAAATTAAAATTAATCGCAAACTTTGGAGCCGGATTTAATAACATTGACATAAATAGTGCTCGAGAAAAAGAAATATCTGTTACAAACACTCCTTTTGTTTCGACTACTTCAGTCGCCGAGGTCACAGCAGGACTAATTATTTCCCTATCGCATCGTTTGGTTGAAGGAGATAATTTAATGCACGATCAAGGATTCAATGGCTGGAGTCCCTTATTCTTTTTAGGCCATGAACTATCTAAAAAAACATTAGGGATCATCGGCATGGGTCAGATTGGCAAGGCTTTGGCCAAACGTATGCAGGCCTTTGATATGAAAATTGTTTACACACAAAGGCATCACTTAAAAGAAGATGAGGAAAAAGAACTTCATGCTGCTTTCTTGGAAAAAGACGAATTAATTAAACAAAGCGATGTAATTAGCTTGCATTTGCCACTAACGAAAAATACCCATCACTTGTTGGGTGCTAAAGAATTTGCAACTATGAAAAAAACTTCTTTCCTAATTAACGCTGCTCGTGGACCGTTAATAGACGAAAATGCATTGCTGAAATCTCTAAAAGAAAAGCAGCTTGCTGGAGCTGCTTTAGATGTTTATGAACATGAACCAGAAGTTGATGATCAATTTAAAAAGATGAAAAATGTTATTCTAACTCCCCATATCGGCAATGCAACCATCGAAGCCCGTAACGCAATGGCTGAAGTCGTCGCCAAAAATGTGGTATCAGTGTTAAATGGCGAAAAACCGAAATATATCGTTAATTGA